The Neovison vison isolate M4711 chromosome 5, ASM_NN_V1, whole genome shotgun sequence genome includes a region encoding these proteins:
- the NEUROD2 gene encoding neurogenic differentiation factor 2, protein MLTRLFSEPGLLSDVPKFASWGDGDDDEPRSDKGDAPPPPPPPPPGPGAPGPARAAKPVPLRADEVPEAALAEVKEEGELGGEEEEEEEEEEGLDEAEGERPKKRGPKKRKMTKARLERSKLRRQKANARERNRMHDLNAALDNLRKVVPCYSKTQKLSKIETLRLAKNYIWALSEILRSGKRPDLVSYVQTLCKGLSQPTTNLVAGCLQLNSRNFLTEQGADGTGRFHGSGGPFAMHPYPYPCSRLAGAQCQAAGGLGGGAAHALRTHGYCAAYETLYAAAGGGGASPDYNSSEYEGPLSPPLCLNGNFSLKQDSSPDHEKSYHYSMHYSALPGSRPTGHGLVFGSSAVRGGVHSENLLSYDMHLHHDRGPMYEELNAFFHN, encoded by the coding sequence ATGCTGACCCGCCTGTTCAGCGAGCCCGGTCTCCTCTCGGACGTGCCCAAGTTCGCCAGCTGGGGCGACGGCGACGACGACGAGCCGAGGAGCGACAAGGGCgacgcgccgccgccgccgccgccgcctccgccgggGCCCGGGGCTCCGGGGCCCGCCCGGGCTGCCAAGCCAGTCCCTCTCCGTGCAGACGAGGTGCCGGAGGCCGCGCTGGCCGAGGTCAAGGAGGAAGGCGAGCTGGggggcgaggaggaggaggaagaggaggaggaggaagggctggaCGAGGCAGAGGGCGAGCGGCCCAAGAAGCGCGGGCCCAAGAAGCGCAAGATGACCAAGGCGCGCCTGGAGCGCTCCAAGCTGCGGCGGCAGAAGGCGAACGCGCGGGAGCGCAACCGCATGCACGACCTGAACGCGGCGCTGGACAACCTGCGGAAGGTGGTGCCCTGCTACTCCAAGACGCAGAAGCTGTCCAAGATCGAGACCTTGCGCCTGGCCAAGAACTACATCTGGGCGCTCTCGGAGATCCTGCGCTCCGGCAAGCGGCCCGACCTGGTGTCCTACGTGCAGACGCTGTGCAAGGGTCTGTCGCAGCCCACCACCAACCTGGTGGCCGGCTGCCTGCAGCTCAACTCGCGCAACTTCCTCACGGAGCAGGGCGCCGACGGCACGGGCCGCTTCCACGGCTCGGGTGGCCCGTTCGCCATGCACCCCTACCCGTACCCGTGCTCGCGCCTGGCGGGCGCACAGTGCCAGGCGGCGGGCGGCCTGGGCGGCGGAGCGGCGCACGCCCTGCGGACCCACGGCTACTGCGCCGCCTACGAGACGCTGTATGCggctgcgggcggcggcggcgcgagCCCGGACTACAACAGCTCCGAGTACGAGGGCCCGCTAAGCCCCCCGCTCTGTCTCAATGGCAACTTCTCACTCAAGCAGGACTCGTCGCCCGACCACGAGAAGAGCTACCATTATTCTATGCACTACTCGGCGCTGCCCGGCTCGCGGCCCACGGGCCACGGGCTGGTCTTCGGCTCGTCGGCTGTGCGCGGGGGCGTCCACTCGGAGAATCTCTTGTCTTACGATATGCACCTTCACCACGACCGGGGCCCCATGTACGAGGAGCTCAATGCGTTTTTCCATAACTGA